From the genome of Deltaproteobacteria bacterium, one region includes:
- a CDS encoding virulence RhuM family protein, whose product MKKLPDNQIAFYQSPDGSVNIEVLYAEENIWLTQKKMAELFDTTKQNISLHLNNIFKGGELSKDSVVKDFLTTASDGKSYQTQFYSLEAIIAVGYRVNSERGTQFRQWATGILKSFIHKGYALDSDRFKYGSRFSARYFDELYEEIKDIRSSERMIYQKITDIYATAIDYSPKAYESKQFFATVQNKLHFAITGKTAAEIIQNRVNSNKDKMGLTSWRRSPDGKIMPSDVVTAKNYLDKKELTELNRIVNMYLDYAEMQAARGRAMTMNNWIEKLNAFLKFSEHEILTNAGKVSHEVAEELALKEYEKYRSIQDKNYVSDFDREVKKLLDSKKNKL is encoded by the coding sequence ATGAAAAAACTACCGGACAACCAAATCGCTTTCTATCAATCACCGGACGGCTCGGTGAATATTGAAGTATTATACGCCGAAGAAAACATCTGGCTTACTCAAAAGAAAATGGCAGAGCTTTTTGATACAACGAAACAAAACATAAGTCTTCATTTGAATAATATTTTTAAAGGTGGCGAATTGTCAAAAGATTCAGTTGTCAAGGATTTCTTGACAACTGCGTCCGATGGGAAAAGTTATCAAACCCAATTTTATTCATTAGAGGCTATTATCGCCGTTGGTTATCGGGTCAATTCCGAACGGGGCACACAATTCAGGCAATGGGCGACAGGAATTCTCAAAAGTTTCATCCACAAAGGTTATGCATTAGATAGCGACAGGTTCAAATACGGTTCCCGCTTCAGCGCCAGATATTTTGATGAACTCTACGAAGAAATCAAAGACATCCGCTCCAGTGAACGGATGATTTATCAAAAAATAACTGATATTTATGCCACAGCCATAGATTATTCGCCCAAAGCATACGAGAGCAAACAATTTTTCGCGACAGTGCAAAACAAGCTTCATTTTGCCATAACCGGTAAAACAGCGGCAGAAATTATTCAAAACCGTGTCAATAGCAATAAAGACAAGATGGGCCTTACGTCATGGAGAAGATCTCCGGACGGCAAAATTATGCCCAGCGATGTGGTTACTGCTAAAAATTATTTAGACAAAAAAGAACTTACGGAACTCAATAGAATCGTCAATATGTATTTGGATTATGCCGAGATGCAGGCCGCTCGCGGTCGGGCAATGACGATGAATAACTGGATAGAAAAACTCAATGCTTTTTTGAAGTTCAGTGAACACGAGATTTTGACAAATGCAGGCAAAGTTAGCCATGAAGTTGCGGAAGAACTTGCTTTAAAAGAATATGAAAAATATCGTTCAATACAGGACAAAAACTATGTTTCCGACTTTGACCGCGAAGTGAAGAAATTACTTGATTCAAAAAAGAACAAATTATGA